The genomic stretch ACGAGGCACGGATAGAGCGATGAACAGCGGGCCAGATCTTCTTCCTGAGCCTTTGCCCCATTGATGAAACCGCCACCGGGATTCCATGCTGAAGCAAAGTTCAACAAAACAGGATCTTCGGCTCCTTCCACAAATAAACGCTTTGCTGCGACCTGGGTTGTTTCCTCGGTAGCCTCGACAATCGTTTTGTACCTTTCGCATGAATGGGAATGGAGAAGGGAATCGAAATCGTTGGGACGGTAGGTTTTTGAATTGTCGGCGCAAAATTTGAAATCACCTGACAAATCGAGCCATTTTCCAGAAACCTCAAAGCCGCCTGATTTGAGGATTTCAAGTACTTGTTGAGCCTTGTTCTTTAGGGACATTGCTGTTTTGATCTGGAATTTTTATTATAAAATTAACTAGTTAAGGAAATCGAGCTCTGTCCCTTAATACCAACTGGTTCTGTGCTGTTTTTCGTTTCAGGTCTATCTTCATTTTGAGGTTTAACAATAATTAGCTCATTAGGGTCAAGACCGGCTTTAATAAACAATTCTGGTGTATTCTCTTCATCAATTCCTTCCATCATGAGTAGAGCTTTCGCTTGATTGAAAGCTTTTTGAACTGATAGACCAAAACCAATCGATGAATAAAATTGAGAGGAAAAAACTCTAGCTGCTTCATCACCAATACTTGTGTTCATTCCGATGGCTGCTTCTACGTGCTCGATTACAGCTTCAGCCTGATTGGCAGAATAACAGGTATTGAAGAATACAAGACGTATGCCATCAGCTGAAGCCATCATAGTTTGGACAATTGCTTCTTTGCTTACTAATTTGGTTTTACCTTGAGAGTCTTGGAATACGATTTCATCTGTATCAGAACCATGCCCACTGAAATGAACTATAGCTGGCGTAAACTCATTTAATGCTTGCAGTACATCTATGGGGCGCACTGCCCAACAAGATTCAAATTTCACAGAATCTCTGTGCTTTGCCTTTTTTATAATTTCTGTAATCGAACGTGCTTCTTCATCCAAACGGAGCTGTTGATGATCCAACGGATTTGCTGCTAAAAACAGAACAATTATATTTTCTGGAAGGCTTTTGAGGTTTGCGATTTCAATTTGTGTTTGATCGTGCAGCTTACCATGTCTGTTAAGAGTAGAGTTTATACTTCTCAATCTTGCTTGTTGTTCACTTGCAAGTTTCTCTTCCTCTCGCTTTTTCTTTTTGAATTCCTTTTCTTCTTCCCGAGTAACCTTTTTTTCTTCGTTTCCAATTTCCTTATATCTGGTGGCTATTTTTTGTTCAAAATTGGCAATTTTATTTTCAATATTAGCTGAAGCTTTCTGGTGTCTTTCTATCTCACGATGTTTAGATTTTATTGTGCTTTCAGTTTTAGTTCTGCTAATTTCATCTGAGGCTCTCTGGATTTTTCCTGATAAATCAGCAAGTTTTTTCTGCTCTCGTGCTTTTTCATTTTGTAACTTAGCAATATCTCCTCTCTTGCGTTGAACATTCTTTCTATAGGTATCAAGTAAAGACAATTTCATCTCCTTAAAATATGTTTTTTTAAACACAGAACGTTGAGCTCACAGGCCGCCTGATTGGGACCAATGAACCTGGATTAAAGTTGAAGTTTTTGAGTGCCGATAAAGCTGAAAAACCCGCGACCTCAGGTGGTCCTAGTGGAGCGTTTGGTTCGGTTAATGTATTATAATACAGAGAGTTAGTCTCCTATATTAACGATGCTTCTACAATTTGGAAACCTTCTGCAACCCCAAAATCTCTTTCCCTTAAATTTACCTTTTTTGGCTAATCGAATCACCATTTCTGCACCACATTTTGGGCAAATTTTCTCTGCTACAGTACTGGTGTCCGCAATATTTGATTTATTGTCACTATGTTTAGGTTTGATTGTGTGAAGGGGATCTGATGTTTCTTTTACGGGGAGGTCTTCTCTTATTGTCTTTTGGATCCTCACCTTATTATAATGGACCCATCTTTTAGGACAGCTATTTAAGGTAGATTTTTTTCTAAAAAGGGTGAATGTATTTTGATCGCTCGGCAACGAGTTTAAAATCCATACAGCCACTACCGGAGAGCATAAGCATGTCACAAAAAAGAAGAGTCCACTCAGCTGCCTTCAAAGGAAAAGTTGCACTCGAAGCATTGAAAGAGTTGAAGCCAATTAATGCGTTGGCGTCCCAGTATGAGATTCAACCAAACCAGATAAGCCTCTGGAAAAAGCAGTTAAAAGAAGGTGTTCCCGAAATATTCAGTAGAAAACGTAGTAAGGAAAAAGAGGACTCCCGTAAGGTTGAAAATCGTTTATATGAAGAGGTCGGGCGCCTGAAAATGGAGTTGGACTGGCTTAAAAAAAAAGTCTGAGTCATGTTCAGATCCACTTGATTTAATTGATCCTAAGCACAAGTCGATCAGCATCCAGAGGCAATGTGACCTGCTCGGCATCAGTCGATCCCGCTATTACTATAAGCCTGCGGTCGAGAGTGAATTGAACCTCAAATTGATGCGAATTATTGATGAGATCTACACCAACTTCCCTTTTACGGAAGCAGACGAATGGTCATCGAACTGGAGCGGCGTTCTTTTCATGTAAACAGAAAACGGGTTCAAAGGTTGATGCGCCTTATGAGGATTGAGGCGATTTATCCGAAACCGAAGCTAAGCCAAAGGAATAGCGAACATAAGGTTTATCCGTACCTTTTGAGGAACATCTTGATTGATCATCCCAATCAGGTTTGGAGTACTGATATCACATATATTCCGATGCAGGACGGTTTCATGTACCTGACGGCAGTTATTGATTGGTACAGCCGATACATTCTCAGCTGGCGCATATCCAATACGCTCGATAACGATTTTTGCATTGAGGCCCTTGATGAGGCATTAAGTCAGGGATTACCCGATATTTTTAATACCGATCAGGGGGTACAGTTCACAAGCAAAAAATTCACAAAACGTCTGACAGATGTTGATGTAAAAATCAGCATGGACGGCAAGGGTCGGGCACTGGATAATATTTTTGTCGAGCGTTTTTGGCGTACAGTAAAATATGAAAACATCTACCTGAAGGACTATCGAAACGGCAAGGAGTTATACCACGGTCTGGAGGAATATTTTTCATTTTACAATACCCAACGCCCCCATCAGTCTTTGGGGTACAGAGTCCCTGAATATATTCATTATTGCTAATGCGACACACTCAAGCAGATACAGGGGGGAAATCATCAGATAAGAGAGGTCATTGTCAGTTCGAAATCTATCTTAAATTATGCCAATTTTTGTGTTGACTGTGGGGTCCACTTTATTTGGCACATTCCAAGTTAAGCACTCAACTAAAAAGCTTGGAGCTTCTTTAGCACTTTTTATTCCGTTGTCAGACATTTCGTTTGACAATGTTTTCAGGATACGAACAGCCCTTTTATAACGTTTACTTGTGTTAGAATTCTTGTGTACTCCATTATTGTAATGTTGCTCTGGCCAGTTCCTTACCATTGGTGGATTATAATCGTCAGGAATCATTTCAACACCTGACAGGTAATCATATGCTGAAGTATATCTTCTATGTTCGAAAAAGGCCGCAACATCAGCTTCAACACGATAGCTATTTTCCTTAATATCAAATGATTTTTTCCCTCTTTTGACTGAGGCTCTACCGAATCTAGCCACCAAGGCTTCTTCTATTTCGTTTTTGAATGTTGCGTATGTATAAACAGCATCTTTCGACCGCTTTTCAATTACTGCCTTAACATTATCATCTGGGTAATCAGGAAAATACGTGTCATAACAAACTATGCCAATATCAACATCACTATCTTTTCTGACATTTACCCTGTTTCGATAAGAACCTTGAGTAAAAACTTTAATGTTTCTGCTTTGAAGTTTTGGGCTTGAAGCAATTGCTTGACGTACTTGACTTTCGGCATTCTCTGCTCTTTGCTGTTCAGTGGCAGATGGACCATTCGACCAAGCAGAAAATGTTTTTTCCCAATCTCTACTCATATGTATTGCTCCACTCTTCAACTATTATTATCTACCTTGAAATATCGGTTTAATCGCTAACGTTTAAGGTGAGGGGCGCGGAGCCACGCTTTTTGGCGGAGCGTCCCTCTCGACCGCAATGTTATGCCTATATTACGTGAGAACATTCAATCTCGTTTGGCATTTCATTGGATACTGCCTCGTTTACGAAATTGAAATTTATCGTCCAATGCCCTCCGCCCTTTGGTTCCGTAATTATGTAATTGTGTGAACCAACAGCCATCAGGTAATCAGAATGCTGTCGACGGAAATACTTGTATGCCGAAACCACATGCTGTTCTGTTGACTCTTCAGCGAAGTTGTCATCGTCATATTCGGTAAAAGCATCATAGTGTTCCTGCGGACTAAATAAGCCAGAATGGGTATAGCGCTGCCTTTCGATGTATTCCTCACATCCGCACACACATCAATTAGTAACTGATCGTTGGTCCATTGTGACTCGCCATGACGATTGTAGTTCTGATCAAGAAGAACGATGGCCGGGAACAGATGACCACCACAGCAATTGCATCTTGGAAACGCCAGATCAAGAACATCAATGACTTCAAAATTTTCTTGATCTAATAGAGCTATTTTGTAGCTTGGGCCTGTGCCCATAAAAGGCTCATAGTCACCAAATTTCTTGAAATTGATGTTCGTCGTTACATCAAACCTTGCTGGTCGTGAACTAAACATTCCAGAAAAATCGGCATGCTCGCCCATATCGCCCGCTACAGTTAGATAAAACTCCTTTCCATGCCGCTCATAAAACCGAAGCTCAGCCATGAGGCCAAAGTAGCTTGGGGTATCTAGCTGCCTTCGATAGGTTTTTTCCATCCACTCATAGGCAACAGAAAATCCCTTCGTCCGATCATTGGCTGTGCAAAAGAGGATTCTTCGAATTTTGTTGTAGATTTCCGCGCTCATAACGATTTCCCTGATGCATAACGGGCGCTGTTGAGCCGCGAGACTCGCAGGCACAGAAGAGAAAGTGCTGTTTTTTCTTTTCCGTGCCGAGAATCGCAGTCGGTTCCAACGTGTTGGATAGGTGGAGCGCGTAGCGCGTAACCTGTTCAACTCGTTGGAGGAACTCGACAGCGCCCGATAGGATGGACCGCTGAAAGTGAGCTTGCGAGCGGAGCGGTCCATCCTATCAGTGTTAATAAGCGGAAAACTTTCCATGCTATTGACAGTAATAGATTCCACGAATTTCCACTTATTACGATATTGAAGTGAAAAACAGGAAAACTTTTCCACTTATCACTTTTCGCCTCCATTTTTCCTCTTATCACGCTATACAGCAGCTAACATGGAACCCGGGACGAGTAACCAAAATTTGGCTACCAGCTTAAGCCGGGACAAAAGTTCGGGTTCTGAAGTCTCCGAATTCGGCAAAAGCCCCCGCTATGAACAGTTTGCGACGGTTTACGCAATTGCCTGATTTTGCAAGCTGTCCCGCCTTAAGTTGGTAGCCCAAAATTTTAAGAGCATCGTTTCTCCCGTATCAGAACCTTCCACTCAGCAACACCCGGTTGCTGATAACTAAAAGCTCTTTGACAGGAGTAAATAGTCTTCTTTTGATAGCTACCAACCTTCTGCCATGAACAAACAACCCCTTGTTGATTGCCAACAACCTTCTGTTGATAGCAAACGTTCCTTCGTTGCTTAACAACGACCTTCTGTTGATAGCAAACAACTCTCTGTTTGTTACCAACAACCTTCTCTTGTTAACTAACGCTCCTTCGTTGATTACCAAAAACCTTTTGTTTATAACAAACAACCTTCTGTCAGGAGCAAACACTCCTTCGTTGATTATCAAACACCTTCTGTTGATAACAAACGTTCCTTCGTTGATTAACAAGAACCTTTTGTTTATAACAAACAACCTTCTCTTGATAATAAACAACCTTTTGTTAGCAACAAACAACTCCTTGTTTGTTACCAACAACCTTCTGTTGATAGCAAACGTTCCTTCGCTGTTTAACAAAACTCCTTCATTGATTAACAACAATCTTTTGTCTGCGAACAAAAAGCATCGCTTTTCTGAAGAGTTGTAAACAAACCCTATCAAATATCTCTGCAACAAAACTCCAAACAAGAGGACAAACTCCCTGAAGCGAGAGTAAAAACTCTTTACCTATCGCATGTCTTTAGAAAATTCAAGAAATGAATCACAGCGATCCACCTTATCCCCCAACAAAAAATCTCCGCCAAAATTCATGCAGAAATCCTTCGCAAAAAAACAAGATACAGTTTATGAACAAACAGTAACGAGAAACAGATCTTCCTGCCGCTTGGTTCATACATATAATAATAGTCAGCCACCTATTACTACAAAACTTTTTATCCCTTTTGAATAGTTCGTTTAAGCTTCTCGTATTCTTTCTTTAAATAATCCTCATGCCTTCCTGGGCTTAAACACGCTTCATATATAGATGCAGCCACATCATATTTTTTATTTTCTGCGGCTAATTCTGCCATAGATGTAATTCTTCTCCATTCACGAGTCCCCATTAATGCTGCAATTTCAGGAAATTTTTCGACCTGTGCGGTTAGATTAATTTTCACTACCCTCACGCGTGACATGCGATTAATATTATAGAAGGATAGACTCATATTTCATGTGGAGGGATCAGAATGACTGGGTATAAAGTCAAAGTAAGCGTTGAACTTGTAGAGTGTAACGAATCTATTAGCGATAGCCCGACGAAGCAGCAAGATGGCAGTTTCAATATGGTTATCAGTGAGAAAGATGCTGTAAGTATAGACAAGTGCGAAAAAACCATTTTACAAACCGCATATCCGACAATACGGTCTGCTTTATCCGAGCACCTTACCGGGGTGTCTCAAAAAAAGCTGGTGAGATGAGTGAAGCCGGAGAACAAGTAATTCAAAATAGTTGTCCATATAAAGTTGATGGGGAAGCCGGACGATTTGCATTCTTTACTCATAGTATCCTGAAGGGTGCCGACGTGCGATACAACACCGGTCAAGATGTTTTTTCGTGCCTGCATGGGAAAGAGTATTACCGAACCACAGGTTTCAAAGAAATAGCTTTGATTTACGGTGATACGGAAGAATCATACAGAAAAACAACACGATTAATCAATCGCATCCGGTACCAGGAAAAAGACGGCACCCCATCCCGTACACTTCATGAAGCTACAGAGCGGGAAGGAACTGCCCTGCTTGAGCATATAACGAATAAGGTTAGATTGTGCGAGCGCAGCGAGCCACAATCTGAACCGTTTGTTGGACAAGCCCGGCATTATATAGAAAACATCTTTTTTGGCTGAAGGCTGCCTAGTCAGACAGATGGACCGGAAGGCTGTTTTGGAACCGAGAATTTGATCTTTGAAATTGATTTTCCCTATGCATAAAGCTGTAGTCGGTGAAAAATAGTATTTTTTAAGTACAGGTATCCAGCGCCGGTTGAACCGGTTTTTTCGAAAGCTGGCGATGTCGCTTCAGGGTTACATAACCATGCACACCTCCATTTTTATGCGATGCAAACAGCTGGCCGGAGAGGAGGCGGCTTCCTCACCCTAGTCCGAATGATTTTCATTTCCGCCCCGCAGTTCGGGCAGATGATAGCAGCTTTTTTGGGTTGCTCAGCACTGAATAATGTAAACGGGTTGACCCTAAGCACCAGTTGGAGAAATCGGATGAGCTTTTTGCTGCACGGATGCAGAAAACCGTAACAGCGTGCCCTGCGAAACCCTTTGGGCAAGACGTGCAGCATGAGCAGAGAGAGGAATTCTTCTCCGGTCACCTCCCTGGACCTGTATTTGCCGGTTTTGGCGTGAAGATACCTGAAGGTAACCATGCCGTTTTCGCACTTCAGGATATCCTTTTCCTGAATTACGCCCCGGTAGAGATATTTGCCGAGATAGATGATCGCCTTGTCTCCGTTGCCGACGCTCTTGCAGTCGACAACCCACTTTTCCGGGCAATCCTTTGGCAGTTTCAGGCCTTGCTCAACTATGGCCGTAAGCATCTTTGCCCGAAAAACCTTTGCCAAGGCCTTGTGGTTAAAGAGGTATTCAGCCCCCTTTTTATGCCACAACCCTGTTTTTTGTTGATGCTTGCTCCGGGCATGACCACATGGATGTGGGGGTGATGATCAAGATTTCTTGCATGGGTATGGAGGATAGCGGTAAATCCCGCTTCTCCGCCGAGTTTTTGTCATTTGCAGTAAAGGTTTTCAGAGTCTCTTTGACCGAAGCGAACATCTGTGAATAAACGATTTTCTGATTTCTCCAGGCAAGATCCCTGAGTTGAGCAGGCAGGGTAAAGGTAACCAGAAAATAGGGAGCCGGCAGCCGCTTGTTCAGTTGCTTTTCGATCCAGTTGCTGCTTTCATGGTTCTGACAGTGCGGACAGTTTCTATGGCCGCAGGAATGAGGAATATAGATTTCTGTTCCGCATTCATGGTTCGCACACCGCGCAAGCATCTGCAGGCTGTGTTCCGTCCTGCACTTGGCCATGGCCCACAGCGCTTTTTTGTGGCTGGGCAGAACGAAAGCCTGATATTGCGCTAAAAACTGTTCCTTGAATCGATTAATAATCGTGGAGAGCAAAATCATTTGACGCCCTCCCAAGTGATATCAAAGGTATCGGTCAGGGAGTTGACGGCCTGACGGGCGTTGCTGTTGGTGACAGCGGTAAGATGGGTATATCGGGATGTGGTCAGGATGCTGACATGACCGAGTATCTGTTGGAGTTCAACAAGGTCAACCCCGGCTTCCAACATATGGGTGGCATAACTGTGGCGCAGGGAATGGCATGAGATTTTTTTATGTTGAGCTGTCCAACCACAGCCTTCATGGCAGCTTGAATACCTCCTCGATTTAAAGGCGTTTCAACCAAGTGGACGTTTTTCAGTCCCCGTTTCCTGTTTGGAAAGAGGAATTTGGGGTGCTGGTGAACGGACCAGAAATTTCTTAGAATCTGAAGGGTTTTTTCAGGCAAAGGAACCAGCCTGTCCTTGTTGCCTTTGGCGTCGCGAATGTGGACCCGCATATTGCTGGCGTCAATGTCGCTTGTTTTCAGGGCAATGCCCTCGCCGAGGCGCAGCCCCAGTGAGTAGGCTGTGAAAAAAGACCTTGTAGCTCAGTTTGCCGGTGGCGGCAACCAGTTGATGGAGCTGCTCGACCGTGAGAATATCTGGAATCCTTGAAACCTTGGGCGGTTTGATCAGGGGATATCCTCCCAGGTTCTGTTCAGCACCCTGGAATAAAAGAACTTCAGCCCATACAGGTCGAGCTTGACTGCGCTCCATGAGCGACAATCCAAAAGTTCGTTAAAGTAATCAAGGAGCTGGTCGGATGTGAGATTGTCGATTTGACACTCGAAATAATTGCCGATTCGCCTGATCGACCGTGAATAGGCATCAATGGTCTTTGGTTGTAAGCCGTTAAGTTTCAGATGTTTGATATGTTTTTGATAAAGCAGATTGAAGTGTGGATCGCTTGGCATCGTGCAGTTCATTGTAACCTCCTCTGTGTAATAATAGGATAATGGCAGTGCACTTGCATTGCCGTTATACTATTATTGCAAAAGATATAGGCTGCTACAAGATATTCACCGCAGAGGTGGATGTACGGGGTTTGTCTGCCGCGTAGCGGCTTCGTCCAACAAAAAAATCCGAACAAATATTATCCCGGCATGGCTTTGAAGAGACCGGGATATATCAAGAAGAGAATCCAGAGTATACTCAATCAGTCCCTGTTTTTCTGGATCAGGAGAAGATTGACGACGCAGTCTCTCTTTGTACAGAAGTATGTGGCTTTTCTGATGGTTACATAGATAATCCGATAGGCTACGAGGATCCTTCTGAAACAATCAACATAGCGGTGGATGATGTTAATGTAAAAAGACAGGAAGATAACAGAATTCCGGGGCAGAAAAGAACCGCGCATACAAGGAAATACGCACATAACACAATCGCTCGTCTTTCTCACAACGGGACAAAATATGTCTTAAACGGAGCGTCCATAACCTCTCTTCTTCCTATTATAATGTCTTTTTACTTGCTAACGGTCTTTCCGGGAAACGATTCCAGTTTTTTACTGATGGTCATACAGTCCTGAATACAGCAATTATAAATTTTTATTCCTGGAAAGAAAATATGGGAATAATATTGGACTGGTACCACCTTGGTAAGAAGTGCGGGGAGTTGCTGAGTCAAACAATGAACGGTCGGAAATTACGCAATGAAGTTCTCAATAAACTCAAGCCGTTGCTTTGGTACGGTCTCACAGATAAAGCAGTTGAGTTTTTGCGTGAGATCCCGGAGAAGGATATAAAGAACGTTCAATCATTAGAGAAACTCATTGCCTACCTGGAAAGGAACCGACCTTATATCCCCTGCTATGCTGCCCGAAAAGAACTCGGACTTTGTAATTCGAGTGCTGTCGGTGAAAAGGCGAATGATCTGATTGTGTCAGAACGACAAAAACATAATGGGATGAGCTGGACCAAAAAGGGAACAGTGGCCTTGGCTACGATTACTGCCCTTAAGCAAAATAATGAATACAGAAAGTGGTTTGAGGA from Candidatus Electrothrix communis encodes the following:
- a CDS encoding CHAT domain-containing protein — encoded protein: MSLLDTYRKNVQRKRGDIAKLQNEKAREQKKLADLSGKIQRASDEISRTKTESTIKSKHREIERHQKASANIENKIANFEQKIATRYKEIGNEEKKVTREEEKEFKKKKREEEKLASEQQARLRSINSTLNRHGKLHDQTQIEIANLKSLPENIIVLFLAANPLDHQQLRLDEEARSITEIIKKAKHRDSVKFESCWAVRPIDVLQALNEFTPAIVHFSGHGSDTDEIVFQDSQGKTKLVSKEAIVQTMMASADGIRLVFFNTCYSANQAEAVIEHVEAAIGMNTSIGDEAARVFSSQFYSSIGFGLSVQKAFNQAKALLMMEGIDEENTPELFIKAGLDPNELIIVKPQNEDRPETKNSTEPVGIKGQSSISLTS
- a CDS encoding nucleotidyltransferase; the protein is MSRDWEKTFSAWSNGPSATEQQRAENAESQVRQAIASSPKLQSRNIKVFTQGSYRNRVNVRKDSDVDIGIVCYDTYFPDYPDDNVKAVIEKRSKDAVYTYATFKNEIEEALVARFGRASVKRGKKSFDIKENSYRVEADVAAFFEHRRYTSAYDYLSGVEMIPDDYNPPMVRNWPEQHYNNGVHKNSNTSKRYKRAVRILKTLSNEMSDNGIKSAKEAPSFLVECLTWNVPNKVDPTVNTKIGII
- a CDS encoding transposase, with amino-acid sequence MWHKKGAEYLFNHKALAKVFRAKMLTAIVEQGLKLPKDCPEKWVVDCKSVGNGDKAIIYLGKYLYRGVIQEKDILKCENGMVTFRYLHAKTGKYRSREVTGEEFLSLLMLHVLPKGFRRARCYGFLHPCSKKLIRFLQLVLRVNPFTLFSAEQPKKAAIICPNCGAEMKIIRTRVRKPPPLRPAVCIA
- a CDS encoding site-specific integrase, translating into MNCTMPSDPHFNLLYQKHIKHLKLNGLQPKTIDAYSRSIRRIGNYFECQIDNLTSDQLLDYFNELLDCRSWSAVKLDLYGLKFFYSRVLNRTWEDIP